A stretch of DNA from Bacillus sp. Marseille-Q1617:
GGATGCTTGATTTCCGTTTGAAGTCGCTTGACCATTTTTATAACATGTCAATGCCACAATGGGGCGGAGACTTACAAGAACTGAACTTCGATGACATTACGTACTACGTAAAGCCTTCTGAGAAGTCAGAGCGCAGCTGGGATGAAGTACCTGAGGAAATCAAGCAGACGTTTGATAAACTGGGTATTCCTGAAGCTGAGCAAAAGTATCTTGCAGGGGTATCTGCTCAGTACGAATCTGAGGTCGTTTACCACAACATGCAGGAAGATCTTGAAAATATGGGAATCGTATTCAAGGATACAGATTCTGCCCTTAAAGAAAACGAAGATATTTTCCGTGAGCACTGGGCAAAAGTCATTCCTCCGACGGACAACAAATTTGCTGCACTGAACTCAGCGGTATGGTCCGGCGGATCGTTCATCTATGTTCCTAAAGGTGTGAAGGTCGATACGCCGCTTCAAGCGTACTTCCGCATCAACTCTGAGAACATGGGTCAGTTCGAACGTACATTGATCATCGTGGATGAAGGCGCAAGCGTACACTATGTAGAGGGTTGTACGGCTCCGGTGTATACGACGAATTCCCTTCACTCTGCAGTTGTTGAAATCATCATCAAAAAAGATGCGTACTGCCGTTACACAACGATTCAAAACTGGGCGAACAACGTATTCAACCTGGTCACGAAGCGTGCTGTGTGTGAGGCAAACGCAACAATGGAATGGGTAGACGGAAATATCGGATCCAAACTGACGATGAAATATCCGGCTGTCATCCTTAAAGGAGAAGGCGCTCGCGGTATGACACTTTCCATCGCACTTGCAGGTAAGGGTCAGCACCAGGATGCAGGGGCTAAGATGATTCACTTGGCACCGAACACTTCTTCAACGATCGTATCGAAGTCGATCTCCAAGCACGGCGGTAAAGTAACATACCGCGGTATCGTTCACTTCGGACGCAAAGCGGAAGGTGCACGCTCAAACATCGAGTGTGATACGCTGATCATGGATAATCAGTCCACTTCCGATACGATCCCTTATAACGAAATCCTAAACGATAACATTTCGCTTGAACACGAAGCGAAAGTATCCAAGGTTTCAGAAGAACAATTATTCTATCTGATGAGCCGCGGAATTTCAGAGGAAGAAGCAACAGAAATGATCGTAATGGGCTTCATCGAGCCATTCACGAAAGAACTTCCAATGGAATACGCAGTTGAAATGAACCGCCTGATCAAATTCGAGATGGAAGGTTCAATTGGATAATCATAGATAATATAAACCCCTTTTGCCCCGGCAGAAGGGGTTTGTTTTATTTGATTTAGGATTGGTTATGATCACCTCAACAGAACCTATCACTACGAATCCACATGCCTCTTATGATAAAATGAAAGCCAAAAGAAGTTCATCATTAGTAAAGAAGGTGAATACGGATGATTTATATAGGAGTGACGGGCTGGGGGGACCATGATTCTCTTTATGAAAATGTTTCTCCTCGCGATAAGCTGAAAGAGTATGGTGCGCATTTTCCGGTTGTGGAAGTGGACGCGAGCTTTTATGCTGTCCAGCCGATCCGCAATGCCGAGAAATGGGTGAAGGAGACACCGGAGCATTTTAAATTTATTGTGAAGGCCTATCAAGGCATGACCGGCCACCAGCGAGGGGACATTCCTTTTGAGACGAAAGAAGAAATGTTCAATGCTTTTAAGGATTCACTTTCGCCGTATCTGGAAGGTGATAAACTGGCGATGGTCCTTTTACAGTTTCCGCCTTGGTTTGACTGCTCGCGTGACAATGTCGCCTATATCAGGTACTGTAAGGAACAGTTAAACGACTTGCCGCTGGCGCTCGAGTTTCGTCATCAGAGCTGGTACAGACCGCAGTATAAAGATAAGACACTCACCTTCATGGAAGAACAGGGATGGATTCACAGTGTATGTGATGAGCCCCAGGCCGGGGACGGGTCGATACCGAGAGTATTGAAGGCAACCCATGAAGATGCGACCCTTATTCGTTTTCATGGCCGTAACGTCCATGGATGGAACAAAACCGGCAGCGGAGATGAATGGCGTGAAGTACGGTATTTATATCGATATAATGAAGCAGAATTAAAAGAGTGGATTCCTCATATTCATAAGCTTCACAGGGAATCAAAAAACGTGTATGTCCTTTTTAATAACAATTCCGGCGGGGACGCTGCGGACAATGCCAAACAGCTGATTGACATGCTCGGGATTGAATACAAGGGCCTTGCACCGAAGCAGCTGGATTTATTCCAGGAGTAGGATGATATAAAGGACATGGAGAAATTACGTTTTCTTCAATAAGAATTGGAGATGAAGGTTAGTGGAATGGATCGTATTAATTTGCATTGGATTATTTGCAGGGACAGTCGGCTCTCTTGTGGGACTCGGCGGCGGTGTGATTGTGGTTCCCGCACTGATCTATTTTGGTACATATACAGGCTGGCTTGAAAACATCACACCTCAAACGGCTGTCGGCACTTCGTTGATGGTCATGATATTCACCGGGTTGTCGTCGACTCTTTCTTATCTAAAACATAAGACAGTCGATTATAAGAGCGGGTTGATTTTCTTCGCGGGTGCCGGGCCGGGATCGATTATCGGCGCATGGGTAAATAAATATTTGAATATGGAAGATTTCAATCTTTAT
This window harbors:
- the sufB gene encoding Fe-S cluster assembly protein SufB, giving the protein MAKKMPEIGDYKYGFSDKDVSIFRSKRGLTREIVEEISRMKEEPQWMLDFRLKSLDHFYNMSMPQWGGDLQELNFDDITYYVKPSEKSERSWDEVPEEIKQTFDKLGIPEAEQKYLAGVSAQYESEVVYHNMQEDLENMGIVFKDTDSALKENEDIFREHWAKVIPPTDNKFAALNSAVWSGGSFIYVPKGVKVDTPLQAYFRINSENMGQFERTLIIVDEGASVHYVEGCTAPVYTTNSLHSAVVEIIIKKDAYCRYTTIQNWANNVFNLVTKRAVCEANATMEWVDGNIGSKLTMKYPAVILKGEGARGMTLSIALAGKGQHQDAGAKMIHLAPNTSSTIVSKSISKHGGKVTYRGIVHFGRKAEGARSNIECDTLIMDNQSTSDTIPYNEILNDNISLEHEAKVSKVSEEQLFYLMSRGISEEEATEMIVMGFIEPFTKELPMEYAVEMNRLIKFEMEGSIG
- a CDS encoding DUF72 domain-containing protein — translated: MIYIGVTGWGDHDSLYENVSPRDKLKEYGAHFPVVEVDASFYAVQPIRNAEKWVKETPEHFKFIVKAYQGMTGHQRGDIPFETKEEMFNAFKDSLSPYLEGDKLAMVLLQFPPWFDCSRDNVAYIRYCKEQLNDLPLALEFRHQSWYRPQYKDKTLTFMEEQGWIHSVCDEPQAGDGSIPRVLKATHEDATLIRFHGRNVHGWNKTGSGDEWREVRYLYRYNEAELKEWIPHIHKLHRESKNVYVLFNNNSGGDAADNAKQLIDMLGIEYKGLAPKQLDLFQE